In one Streptomyces marincola genomic region, the following are encoded:
- a CDS encoding metal-dependent hydrolase family protein, whose amino-acid sequence MAAGELTLDNALVFDGWSAELTETSLFVRDGVIAEIGPAVTRAERVIDARGRTVVPGLIDAHFHAYGVSLNNLEFDAGPLSYLALAGARRLRRALHRGFTTVRDVAGGDPGLARAVTTGLIEAPRYLYTGPALSQTGGHGDARPAEHDICLHGGHMNEVVDGVDDLRVAVRERFRRGAHAIKIMASGGVVSPTDPIRPAQYSAEEIAAVTAEAARRGSYVAAHAYSPEAIRHAVLNGVRSVEHGNLLDEPTAALLAEHGAYLVPTLAAYDAMNRRGDEVGLPAAGRAKNAEVLDAGRVAVERAHAAGVPVGFGSDLMGDLENDQLIGLRLQAEASGTLAALRSATSVNARLIGRDDLGRIAVGARADLLLLDADPVCDPAALWDTARPRLVIRAGTPVPEDGRVLA is encoded by the coding sequence ATGGCCGCCGGTGAGCTGACCCTCGACAACGCCCTGGTCTTCGACGGCTGGTCCGCCGAGCTGACCGAGACCTCGCTGTTCGTGCGCGACGGCGTCATCGCCGAGATCGGCCCCGCCGTCACCCGCGCGGAACGGGTCATCGACGCCAGGGGCCGCACCGTGGTACCCGGGCTGATCGACGCGCACTTCCACGCCTACGGCGTCTCCCTGAACAACCTGGAGTTCGACGCCGGGCCGCTCAGCTACCTCGCCCTGGCAGGCGCCCGCCGGCTGCGGCGGGCGCTGCACCGCGGCTTCACCACGGTCCGCGACGTGGCCGGCGGCGACCCCGGGCTCGCCCGGGCGGTGACCACGGGGCTGATCGAAGCGCCGCGCTACCTCTACACCGGGCCCGCGCTCAGCCAGACCGGCGGGCACGGCGACGCCAGACCGGCCGAGCACGACATCTGCCTGCACGGCGGCCACATGAACGAGGTGGTGGACGGCGTGGACGACCTGCGGGTCGCGGTCCGCGAACGCTTCCGCCGCGGCGCCCACGCCATCAAGATCATGGCCTCGGGCGGCGTGGTGTCGCCCACCGACCCGATCCGGCCGGCGCAGTACTCCGCCGAGGAGATCGCGGCGGTCACCGCGGAGGCCGCGCGCCGCGGCTCCTACGTCGCCGCGCACGCCTACTCGCCCGAGGCGATCAGGCACGCCGTGCTGAACGGCGTGCGTTCGGTCGAGCACGGCAACCTGCTGGACGAGCCCACCGCCGCACTGCTCGCCGAGCACGGCGCGTACCTGGTGCCGACGCTGGCGGCCTACGACGCGATGAACCGCAGGGGCGACGAGGTCGGCCTGCCCGCCGCGGGCAGGGCGAAGAACGCCGAAGTCCTCGACGCCGGGCGGGTGGCGGTCGAACGCGCCCACGCGGCCGGGGTGCCGGTGGGCTTCGGCAGCGACCTCATGGGCGATCTGGAGAACGACCAGCTCATCGGGCTCCGCCTCCAGGCCGAGGCGTCCGGCACGCTGGCCGCGCTGCGCTCGGCGACCTCGGTCAACGCCCGCCTGATCGGCCGGGACGACCTCGGCCGGATCGCCGTCGGCGCCCGCGCCGACCTGCTGCTGCTCGACGCCGACCCGGTGTGCGATCCCGCGGCGCTGTGGGACACCGCGAGACCCCGCCTGGTCATCCGCGCCGGTACGCCGGTACCCGAGGACGGCCGGGTACTCGCCTGA
- a CDS encoding serine/threonine-protein kinase — protein sequence MNGTTVPSRIGPYLVERRLGAGGMGEVYLAYSVAGEPVAVKVIRPDRTDPHTRARFEREAAIARTISGTGRVARFIEADPFAEQPWLAMDYVPGRPLSDVVQDQGALSAPLVASLGALLAEGLAAVHSAGLVHRDLKAQNVVLGNFGPVIIDFGLGAFVGASKGSLTQAGVVIGTVRCMPPEQALGELGVTQAADVYGLGTVLLYAATGHYPYDGARWEAVAAQVVNPEISPDLSGLPDGLMPIVKAMLAHKADERPSLEEVTRQCADLMRLLGTSPARARRALIQETTAQDHPTMVQPQPDAPMLDRLDSLERLLREESAFSGRETPDQPPGGESGQGNTAESSLPAVLVSAQRPEPGTGSPAESGQRRERPPASLRVAEKLRARYAAGPTLTWPKR from the coding sequence GTGAACGGCACGACTGTGCCGTCGCGGATCGGTCCGTACCTCGTCGAGCGGCGGCTCGGTGCAGGGGGGATGGGAGAGGTCTACCTCGCCTACTCGGTCGCCGGGGAACCGGTCGCTGTGAAGGTGATCCGACCCGACCGTACGGATCCGCACACGCGCGCCCGGTTCGAACGCGAAGCGGCGATCGCGCGTACGATCTCGGGCACGGGCCGCGTGGCCCGTTTCATTGAGGCGGACCCGTTCGCCGAGCAGCCGTGGCTGGCCATGGACTACGTCCCCGGCCGCCCTCTCTCCGATGTCGTGCAGGACCAAGGTGCGCTGTCCGCGCCACTCGTGGCGAGCCTTGGTGCGCTGCTGGCTGAAGGACTTGCCGCGGTGCACTCAGCGGGCCTGGTGCATCGCGACCTGAAGGCGCAGAACGTCGTTCTCGGGAACTTCGGCCCGGTGATCATCGACTTCGGACTCGGTGCCTTCGTCGGGGCATCCAAGGGGTCGCTCACGCAGGCCGGCGTGGTCATCGGCACCGTTCGCTGCATGCCGCCCGAGCAGGCCCTGGGCGAGCTGGGTGTGACGCAGGCTGCCGACGTGTACGGCCTGGGCACCGTACTGCTGTACGCGGCAACCGGGCACTACCCGTACGACGGCGCCCGGTGGGAGGCGGTTGCCGCGCAGGTGGTCAACCCTGAGATCAGCCCCGATCTGTCCGGGCTGCCCGATGGACTGATGCCTATCGTGAAGGCCATGCTGGCGCACAAGGCGGACGAACGCCCCTCCCTGGAGGAGGTGACCCGGCAGTGTGCCGACCTCATGCGCCTCTTGGGTACGAGTCCGGCTCGTGCACGGCGCGCCCTGATCCAGGAGACGACTGCGCAGGACCACCCCACGATGGTGCAGCCACAGCCTGACGCGCCGATGCTGGATCGGCTCGACTCCCTTGAGAGGCTGCTGCGCGAGGAGTCGGCCTTTTCCGGAAGGGAAACCCCAGACCAGCCACCCGGCGGAGAATCCGGTCAGGGAAACACGGCCGAGAGTTCACTTCCGGCCGTACTCGTGTCCGCGCAGCGGCCTGAGCCCGGGACCGGCAGCCCGGCCGAGTCCGGACAGCGAAGGGAGCGTCCCCCCGCTTCCCTGCGGGTCGCGGAGAAGTTGCGCGCGCGCTACGCGGCGGGGCCGACGCTCACCTGGCCGAAGCGCTGA
- a CDS encoding DEAD/DEAH box helicase codes for MTTAMQPEVPEARDADAAQSAYLAGSRPAFAPGAQVRIRHEQWLVKSVAESRDGFLVEVSGVSSFVRGTDAIFYSGLDQIDVLDPRKTRLVPDDTSKHAKARLHLEAVIRKTALPQTEHGLALADSFLMDRQEHQLRPAELALSMRNPQPRLLIADVVGLGKTLEIGITLAELIRRGRGERILVVTPAHVLEQFQRELWTRFSLPLVRLDSTGIQRIQQEIPAGRNPFAHFKRVIVSVDTLKSATYAHHLENITWDAVVIDESHNVVNKGTRNNRLARRLAEQTDALILASATPHNGDAESFAELIRMLDPAAIADPKDYKVAALDHLYIRRTKTDREVRDGLKDKPWAERGDSLPVPAPATPKEVAVLEKLASEWTPGDPNRSSVCADPLVGYNFLKAFLSSHVALRKSLAKRREYLDDPKRRMARGKSKAAADTSERRAALAAESAALAELEALVADFTDQDSAKLDALVRTLKDDLGVGPRSERRVVIFSERVDTLDWLAQVVPARLGFTKNQAKADKTRPWKVYGGAVEVMHGDTTNDQQQQEIVDRFGRRDEPVRLLFTGDIASEGVNLHHQCHDLIHYDLPWSLIRIEQRNGRIDRYGQAVSPEFRALSLIADVPWRRDEESGEMLTLDDRLVGTRLLRREAQAHEIETGEGSAEAVTGLYNDKKEEDRLTRDLIKGGTVERSIKQSQQEAGGLLAGLLAGANARLADSAAAPAILGTAPVPEADVPHVFADTKAYFHAAMDLIYPQAEREALDWRPETAHGRIEFTPPDDLQYRFRELPKSYLDQEKILTTSKYDGTLRITFDKQYAADRLEAARNAKQGKTDQPTSQWPNVSYVSDIHPVLDWVTDKVLAKLRYDEAFVLAYRPDPVRAERIDARLPAALTGPVYLLQGVYSNAAGKPTVVEWMAVTGLAESAPRVWRMDSAFLAACGVGPDMPGRGRPVDLDLLQNLVPAAVDAAETHMRERRSDYDKQVDRYLAPYEDRVQVWEQGALIAVGNQQQRRKEVYDTAARRRDLVRRLRTEGDPMLRVLGVLEPLHTPTSYAAHNEEPAR; via the coding sequence GTGACCACGGCGATGCAGCCCGAGGTTCCCGAGGCGCGCGACGCCGATGCGGCGCAGTCCGCGTACCTGGCCGGTTCCAGGCCGGCCTTCGCCCCTGGCGCCCAGGTTCGCATCCGTCACGAGCAGTGGCTCGTGAAGTCCGTCGCGGAGTCCCGTGACGGGTTCCTGGTCGAGGTCAGCGGGGTTTCCTCTTTCGTCCGTGGCACGGATGCGATCTTCTACTCCGGGCTTGACCAGATCGACGTACTCGATCCGCGCAAGACCCGACTCGTGCCCGACGACACTTCCAAGCACGCCAAAGCCCGCCTCCACCTGGAGGCGGTCATCCGCAAGACCGCGTTGCCGCAGACCGAGCATGGCCTCGCACTCGCCGACTCCTTCCTCATGGACCGGCAGGAGCATCAACTGCGCCCCGCCGAGCTGGCGCTGTCGATGCGCAACCCGCAGCCCCGGCTCCTCATCGCCGACGTGGTCGGCCTGGGCAAGACACTGGAAATCGGCATCACGCTCGCGGAGCTGATCCGGCGGGGACGTGGCGAGCGCATTCTCGTGGTCACGCCCGCCCACGTGCTGGAACAGTTCCAGCGCGAACTGTGGACCCGTTTCTCTCTGCCGCTGGTTCGTCTTGACTCCACCGGCATCCAGCGCATCCAGCAGGAGATTCCGGCGGGTCGGAACCCGTTCGCCCACTTCAAGCGGGTCATCGTCTCCGTCGACACCCTCAAGTCGGCGACCTACGCCCACCACCTGGAGAACATCACCTGGGACGCGGTGGTCATCGACGAGTCGCACAACGTCGTGAACAAGGGCACCCGCAACAACCGCCTCGCCCGCCGCCTCGCCGAGCAGACCGATGCGCTGATCCTGGCCTCCGCCACTCCGCACAACGGTGACGCCGAGTCCTTCGCCGAGCTCATCCGAATGCTCGATCCCGCGGCGATCGCCGACCCCAAGGACTACAAGGTCGCCGCCCTCGACCACCTCTACATCAGGCGCACCAAAACCGACCGAGAGGTGCGCGACGGTCTCAAGGACAAACCCTGGGCCGAACGCGGCGACTCACTGCCGGTGCCGGCTCCGGCGACGCCGAAGGAGGTCGCCGTCCTGGAGAAGCTGGCGAGCGAGTGGACCCCGGGGGACCCCAACCGTTCGTCGGTCTGCGCCGATCCGCTGGTCGGCTACAACTTCCTGAAAGCCTTCCTCTCCTCCCACGTCGCCCTGCGAAAATCCCTCGCCAAGCGCCGCGAGTACCTGGACGACCCGAAGCGCCGTATGGCGAGGGGCAAGAGCAAGGCCGCGGCGGACACCTCCGAGCGCCGCGCCGCTCTGGCCGCCGAGAGCGCGGCCCTCGCAGAACTGGAAGCACTGGTCGCGGACTTCACCGACCAGGACTCCGCCAAGCTCGATGCCCTCGTGCGCACCCTGAAGGATGACCTCGGCGTCGGCCCGCGCTCCGAGCGCCGCGTCGTGATCTTCTCCGAGCGGGTCGACACCCTGGACTGGCTGGCCCAGGTGGTCCCGGCGCGGCTCGGTTTTACGAAGAACCAGGCGAAGGCCGACAAGACGCGTCCGTGGAAGGTGTACGGGGGAGCCGTCGAGGTCATGCACGGGGACACCACCAATGACCAGCAGCAGCAGGAGATCGTCGACCGCTTCGGCCGACGTGATGAGCCGGTGCGCCTGCTGTTCACCGGTGACATCGCCTCCGAGGGGGTCAACCTGCACCACCAGTGCCACGACCTCATCCACTACGACCTTCCCTGGTCCCTCATCCGCATCGAGCAGCGGAACGGGCGCATCGACCGCTACGGGCAGGCGGTCAGCCCCGAGTTCAGGGCACTCTCCCTCATCGCCGACGTGCCATGGCGGCGTGACGAGGAGAGCGGCGAGATGCTCACGCTCGACGACCGGCTCGTCGGCACCCGCCTGCTGCGGCGCGAGGCCCAGGCGCACGAGATCGAGACCGGTGAGGGAAGCGCCGAGGCCGTCACCGGCCTCTACAACGACAAGAAGGAGGAGGACCGCCTCACCCGCGATCTCATCAAGGGCGGCACCGTCGAACGCTCCATCAAGCAGTCCCAGCAGGAGGCCGGCGGGCTGCTCGCAGGACTTCTCGCCGGCGCCAACGCCAGGCTCGCCGACTCGGCCGCGGCTCCCGCCATTCTCGGCACGGCCCCGGTGCCCGAGGCCGATGTGCCTCACGTCTTCGCCGACACCAAGGCGTATTTCCACGCCGCCATGGACCTGATCTATCCGCAGGCCGAACGCGAAGCACTCGACTGGAGACCCGAGACGGCCCATGGCCGGATCGAGTTCACCCCTCCCGATGACCTTCAGTACCGATTCCGGGAGCTGCCGAAGTCGTACCTGGATCAGGAGAAGATCCTCACCACATCCAAGTACGACGGCACGCTGCGCATCACATTCGACAAGCAGTACGCCGCCGACCGGCTGGAAGCCGCTCGCAACGCCAAGCAGGGGAAGACCGACCAGCCGACCTCCCAGTGGCCCAACGTCTCCTATGTCTCCGACATTCACCCCGTGCTCGACTGGGTGACGGACAAGGTCCTCGCCAAGCTCCGGTATGACGAGGCGTTCGTCCTCGCCTACCGGCCCGACCCTGTCAGGGCCGAACGGATCGACGCCCGCCTGCCCGCAGCCCTGACCGGCCCGGTCTACCTCCTTCAAGGGGTCTACTCCAACGCGGCGGGCAAGCCCACGGTCGTGGAATGGATGGCCGTCACCGGTCTCGCCGAGTCCGCTCCCCGGGTCTGGCGGATGGACTCGGCGTTCCTCGCGGCCTGCGGCGTCGGGCCCGACATGCCCGGCCGCGGGCGGCCCGTCGATCTCGACCTCCTTCAAAACCTCGTTCCCGCAGCCGTCGACGCGGCTGAGACCCATATGCGCGAACGCCGGTCCGACTACGACAAGCAGGTCGACCGCTACCTGGCCCCTTACGAGGACCGCGTGCAGGTCTGGGAGCAGGGGGCTTTGATCGCCGTCGGCAACCAGCAGCAACGCCGCAAAGAGGTGTACGACACCGCTGCTCGCCGCCGCGACCTCGTACGCCGCCTGCGCACCGAGGGCGACCCGATGCTGCGGGTCCTCGGCGTCCTCGAACCCCTTCACACCCCCACCTCGTACGCCGCGCACAATGAGGAGCCCGCACGATGA